The Hemibagrus wyckioides isolate EC202008001 linkage group LG13, SWU_Hwy_1.0, whole genome shotgun sequence DNA window TCTggttactctggtttcctccctcagtccaaagacagtGATGTAAGCTGACTGGCATCTTGTAGTGTGTTTATTCTATGTGATGGGTTTGAACCctgtcccctgggatagactccatgTTATATAACCAAGCTCCTACTGTGTTCAGCTGGCAACTTACaacattcacacatttactTCAATTTTCTTGTGTCTAGCATCTTAAATATACATGATTTGGATAAGCACAATGTTAATTCTGTCCTTGTGCTACATTTTCAACAGCAAAGCTTAATAAAATGCAGATCCCTGCTGTGTAGGCAGGACAGAAGACCATAAATGGACAGagagcacacaaacacagatggaGGGCTCAAAAACACATGGTGAATTGTGTGATGCTGATTCACATTTGCTCTCCTACTGATTTCATCTTGTTGGCAAAATCTTGCGATGTTCATTCACTGTCAAAACAAGCTGATAGCATCAACCTTCTACCTACCACATCGATTCCCAAGTGTTTATTACTCAGGGCTACAAATACATGTCTTTTTCCTATTTGCTATACAGAAGATTGTAGATTAGAACGGGTCTCATGGACAGTttccaaaaacacacagagttaaATGAGATATACGTCCCACTCtcgagctcccagtgttctgagtttccaatgtgaccacttcttctttctggacccatctgatccatccagacgctctacccctggttggagtcttgtcATTTGTCGGtactcactgctgctgtggatagatctgcGTGGTCAGCCTTTGACCCATGGGACTGCTATGGATAGAACACTTGGACTATCACACCGTCACTGAACTGCCATCGCATCGGTCAGCTggcgacagcaaggaattagtgttaagcctataatgaactcagaaactacactgatctattagttcctcaagagatcttggttgctgttgcagaaaggacattattcacatttacattatttactgtccagtgtcaccaaaatggttcccttctgagtctggtttctctcaagctttcttcctcatatcatctcagggagtttttccttgcatCCATCGCCTCAGGTTTTCCTCATTACGCAtgaaatagggataaaatagtatcTTAATTCTAagctttataatttttttcctctatgtttctacacttctgtaaagctgctttgaggcaatgtccattgttaaaagcgctatacaaataaatcgaatcgaatcgaatcgaatgAAACATGATGCATTATACAGTCTCTGTAGCATGGCATCTGGCATTCACTTCCTTTAGTTTTGGTTAAGTAGTAGACCTGTAGTAGCTTTTTAAAGGATCTGTATAATATCTCTAACTATCTCAAACCTGTAATTAACTGCAGTGATTAATCATCAGCCCAGTTCTTGGACATGTGCCTTCCTCAAGGGTTCAGTTCCAGCCCTAATCCATCACACCTGCTCCAGATAATCAGGCTACATGATTAGCCGAATCAGATTTCTGGACTAGAGCTGGACTGAATCCTGGAGTAAGGCACATCTCCGGAGACGGTCTTGATTATGAATGATGCTGAGTTACAGATCAGACTGTTTACTAATCCAGTCAGTTCACTGGCATGTTACATTATTTTCCAATGCTATTCTAAAAatctctgattttatttttcatgttggTATTCTCATTACCCACCAATATGATTAATAAGAAATAGTCTTGTAGCCTCCTGTGCACAAGAGGGCGCGTGAATGTGTATTTTCTCAGCTTGATCTGTCACGTGACTCCGGATGGACAGTTTAACAGCGGTGTCTGTCTCTGGAATACAATGTTTGGATTATAATATACACCTTATTGTTTGTCacttttaagtaaataaacaacacGTTGTCTATATGTATATAGGCACAGCTTTTAGCAGGTTAGCGTGTTTTTTTCACTAGTTATTCCATCTAAATTAACACAACGGCTGGATCCTGAATGGCGCGCTATTGTACATGAAGTTCACTATGAAGTCATTATTTCATATCCTGTGTAGTGCACTTGTCTAGGGATCAGGGAGTGATTTAGTATTGAGCAGCTTGGGGTAAGTTAACGAGAAAGTAAGGTTTGAAGGAGAGAATGGCGGGACCGCTGGTGGAGTATGAAACTGAAATGTTTCTGAGCCTCTTCAGTACAGATGGCTTACTGGTCGCGGCTGAAGGACTTGGTATTGACCGCATTTTGTTACACTTTATGAAGATTTATTCAGAGGAAGGCAGTCTGGTGCTGCTGCTGAACACAACGACCCCTGAACAGGTAACACTTCAACAGATACAGCCTCGACTGGGGCAGGAGTTTACTACTGTAAGTCTGATAGCTGGTGTAAAATGTTAATGTGATGTTAATGTTACAGGAGTTCTTCACAGAGCAGCTGAGAGCTGAAGGAGTGGCTCATCTTCCCCAGACCATAAACAGtgatatacagagcactgaccGCTATCATGTGTACACACAGGGGGGAGTGTTGTTTGTGACCAGCCGCATCCTGGTGGTGGATTTCCTCACCGACAGAATTCCTGCTCACCTCATCTCAGGTACTGTTTATAAATGCTTTATTACACCGTCATGCTCATGCCCCCATCAGATTGTTCAGCCAAGTGGATTTTATATTATGCAccgagcaggcataacattatgaccttaatattgtgttggtcccccttttgctgccaaaacagctctgagccatcgaggcatggactccactagatccctgaaggtgtgctgtggtatctggcaccaagatgttagcagcagatcctttaagtcctgtaagttgtgaggtgggatccatggatcagacttgtttgtccagcacatcccacagatactcgattggattgagatctggggaatttggaggccaagtcaacacctcaaactcgttgttgtgctcatcaaaccattcctgaaccattttcttgctgaaagaggccacagccatcagggaatagcGTTTCCATgtaagggtgtacatggtctgcaacaatgcttaggtaggtggtatgtgtcaaagtaacatccacatggatggcaggacccaaggtttcccagtagaacattgcccaaagcatgacactgcctctgctggcttgccttTTTTcgatagtgcatcctggtgctaaGTGTTtcccaggtaagcgacgcaaaacggccatccatgtgatgtaaaagaaaacatgattagtcagaccaggacaccttcttccattgctctatGGTCCAGTTATAATGCtgacatgcccattgttggtgctttcagtggtgcacaagggtcagcatgggcaccctgactggtctgcagccaTACAGCCCCATACATAACAaactgtattctgacacctttctatcagaaccagcattaacttcttcagcaatttgagcaacagtagcttgtctgttggatcggatcacacgggccagccttcactccccatgtgcatcaatgcgctttgaccgcccatgactctatcgccggttcaccactgttccttcctttgaccacttttgatagataatgaccactgcagaccggaaacaccccacaagagctgcagttttggagatggtctgatccagtcgtctagccatcacaatttgggcctttgtcaaactcgctcaaatccttacacttgcccacagtgaaatgaaacaatgtacaatgttcctccaggaaGTTGATGTTACATAAAACCACACAGAACTAAGAATCATGTACGTTAACACATTTCCATGTAATGAGGGATGTATAGTtgaatataagtgtgtgtgtgtttgtgtctgcgAATTAAGGAATGTAAAATTTTGAGGAAGAAACTGTTAGTCTGGTTGTGTGGTCTGAATGATTTGGTACCTTAtaccagatggcaggagggtaaagagattttttaaaggTATTTCAAGGAATACTCCAgcattttttaatcttttgtgCCAACTATTTCCAAAGGAATGTAGCTAATGTGTGCTCTAAAAGTCACCCAATGATGTCAATTTGCATATTCACAAAATCTTCATGATCACCAAAGAGGAGGTCCACAAACTATTTATGTATTCACAAACTATCGTGTAATTAAACAATTTAcgtatttataaaatattataatttctACCAAGAACACAGGGGGGGAAAGGCAGTGAGAAGCTGGGAAATAGACATCAGTGAAATGGTTTTTGGAACCTCTAAATTATGCCATGGATGAGATAGAGAGTGCTGATCAGAGGTTGGTCATTAGGAGACAATGGTGTACACTGATTGACCGTCAGGAACATGCTGAGGCTCTCACAAATGCAACTCTCTTGGGCTTTACACACTGAAGAGTGGTGAGGTGACTAAACCTGCTCATAAAAGGTGAGATGTGAGCTGAAGAGCTGCACTGAGTGCAGGACAGTCATATACTTCTACTCAAAACATTATAATATCTGTCACTAGACTCCTTTATGAAACAAAGTTTGGCATGTGTGCACTATtgtattcttattattataaaggAGATGATTATTGTTTtcgttgttattattatagatgTATATAAAGTTATGTATGTGGTATTGTAGGCTCTCTTAGTAAGTAATTGAAAAATTTGTACATATTGTAATACAAATCATTTGGCCTAGGCTTACTCTACACAGCACTCTTAATGTGTAACTGAAACCTGTAACAGATTTGTTGCTCCATATGAAAAACATAGCAGTGGTATTAATGTTAGTGAAACGTGAAACAGTTGGAACTGTCGCCTGCAGGAATCCTCGTCTACCGTGCCCATAAGATCATTGAGTCGTGTCAGGAGGCCTTTATCCTGAGACTGTACAGGCAGAAGAACAAGACCGGCTTCATCAAAGCTTTCACTGACAAGGCCACGGCTTTCTCTACTGGTTTCTGTCAAGTTGAACGAGTTATGAGGAATCTCTTCGTGAAGAAGCTCTTTCTCTGGCCTAGGTATGAGCAATCACTTTAGACGTAGTTGTGGTTAATTATATGTCTTAATATTTTAAGCTctgcatatgtatatatatatatatatgtgtgtgtgtgtgtgtgtgtctatcttgGATAATTACAGGTTCCAAGCCTCAGTGAATGGTGTACTGGACAGACACAAGCCTGATGTGGTGGAGCTGCATGTGCATTTGACTCCAGCGATGAGGGCCATCCAGAGCTCCATTCTGGACATCATGAACGCCTGTTTGAAGGAGCTCAAGCGTTACAACCCGAGTCTGGAGGCAGAGGACCTCTCGCTGGAGAATACGCTGGGCAGTGCTtttgagaaagtgagagaattcttattatacattaacattaatacattaacGTTAATTGGCTctttgaattgtgtgtgtgtaagggtgtgtgtaaaggtgtttgtgCAGGGgcaatacacaatacaaaacTTTCTACTAAGTGGATTGGTTCtttaaagtatgtgtgtgtatggaggagtaggagtgtgtgtgtggggggggggctgATTTGGGTTGGTTGGTTGTCCACACATTAATGAAACACATTGCGTGTTTGTGATATCTGCTTCTGTAGACCATTCGCCATTACCTCGATCCCTTGTGGCATCAGCTGGGCGCTAAGACCAAATCTCTAGTGCAGGACCTGAAGATCTTACAGACTCTGTTGCTCTACCTCACGCAGTACGACTGCGTCACTTTCCTCAACCTGCTGGAGTCTCTGCGTTCCAGCCAGAAAAACTTTGGCAGCAATACAGGTAAGATTAACCAtggagctgtgatgcagcagacTATTCGGTCAATAACAGAAGTAAAAGTTATGAGCAAAGTGTTGTCTTTTCCTTCTCCCCAGGATGGCTGTTTCTGGACTCCAGCACGTCGATGTTCATGAATGCTCGTAGTCGTGTGTATCGTGTTTCTGAGTCAAAAAAGAAACTCAAGGTTGGTGAAATGGAAGAAAAACCAAGTGCCTCTGGTACGTACATTTCTGCACATTTTGACAGCTATACATTACTGAGAGCTACAggctttccttcacttaaataAAATTCTCTTACAGTTTTAAATCTAATTCTAAATCTAACATTTTATACCAAGTTTTGACATCTATCTGCATATCTCATTCTGAACTGAATTGATTTAGGCTTGTGTCTGTTTCACTACAACATGCACAAGCTAAAATTTAAGGCTAGTGTATGTCTGGATATTTTCAGATGTGTGAATATCCAATGGCTTGATCAAAGCATGACatgtaattataaaaataataatataattaatcatGAAGGTGTGAAatacaacgatcaggcataactttatgaccacttccgtaatattgtgttggtcccccgtttgctgccaaaacagccctgacatgtcaaggcatggactccagtagatccctgaaggggtgctgtggtatctggcagcatgatgttagcagcagatcctttaatcctgtaagttgcaacttacaggacttaaaggacttacaagtacttaaaggatacttttgatagatactgaccactgcagaccgggaacgccccacaagagctgcagttttggggatgctctgatctaggagtctagccatcacaatttggtccttgtcaaactcgcttaaatccttccgcttgcccatttttcctgcttctaacacatcaactttgaggacaaaatgttcacttgctgcctaatatatcccacccactaacaggtgccatgatgaggagatcatcagtgttcatGCAGAGTCACTGTGTTTACCACTTTGCACAATAAAGACTAATGCaaggttaaaaaataaagaaaagcgGTTCCAGATTGCTctgatttaatatatttaaggTTTCTTATATTGAAGGGGGCACAGCGGCTTAATGGGTAGCAAATTTGTCTCAAACTGCTTGGGTTGGGGGTTTGAGTATTGCCTTTGCTCTGTTTGAGGAGTTTGCAGGGGTTCGGAGGTTTCCTCGGAGTATATAGGAGTTTACTGTATTTATTCAATAAATGATGGTATAGGTGTAGAGAATGTCATTTATaatatgtattgtgtgtgtgtgcatagtacCTTTAAAAAGAGAGCTTGTGCTTGAAAAGAATCCAAAGTGGGTGGCCCTGACTGAGGTGCTGCAGGAGATTGAAAAGGAAATGAGCAGCTCTGAGCACGAACCAGGTGATGTTACAGCACTTGCAACATTTCACGCTTTTACAATCGCACTGATTTTGAGACTTGAACATCTCTGAATGTCTGTGATCCAGGCCGAGTGTTGATATGCGCCAGTGACGACAGGACCTGTGCTCAGCTGAAGGAGTACATCCAGAAAGGTGCTGAGTCTCTGCTCCACCGCCTTTATTCACGCACTATCGGTAAAGATGAGTGTGTACCGGTGCCTGACAAAACTAAACAAGGTAACAGCTGGCCCAGAAAAGATGGAAAGGTGCCCAAGGGCAAGAAGCCCCGAGCCAAAAACACCAAAGTCGGCCCAAAGAAACAGCGAGGCTCACTGACACTCACCCAAATGGTGGAGCAGCAGAAAGAAGCCGAGGTGGAACAGATGGGCAGCAGTGGAGATGAGAGAGAACAGGTGGAAAATCAGGAAGTGAAGGATgaagattttgtttttaatcttaCTTCAGACTCCTACTACGGCGTTTTCCAAGAACCCATGACGGTCATTCATCCGCTCAAAGGATGCTCGGATCCGTACAGTCTAACGAGAGTGTTAAAAGAGGTTGAGCCCATGTTTGTGGTGCTGTATGATGCTGAGCTCAGCTTTGTGCGCCAACTGGAGGTTTACAAAGCCACCAGGCCAGGAAAACCTCTCAGGTATCATATTGTTCTTACATGACTTTTAACAGCAATGGCATATTCTTAGTCTAAGatttttttgcctgtttttaTTTACCTGTTCTAGGGTGTATTTTCTAATTTACGGTGGTTCCACAGAGGAGCAGAGGTATCTCACTGCCCTGCGTAAAGAGAAGCAAGCATTTGAACAGCTGATAAGGTTCAACCCTTCCCATTATAATTTGAAATTTTCTGATAAATTTGAATGCAGGTTAGTTTGATACAGTTTCTGTACTGTATGTTGAATACAGAGACAAGGCCAGCATGGTTGTTCCAGAAGAAAGAGAAGGCAGAGGAGACACAAACCTGGACCTGGATCGTATTCAGGAACCTGCTCACGCTGCTACAGACACTCGCAAAGCAGGCAAGCCATCATCTCCGACTTCAGTTTAATGTGATCGGGTGTGATGTGCTTTACCCTTCTAATGCAAGATATTGGTTATGAAAATATGCAAGATGCGTgccatggaaaaatatattttcagtgtGCTCGTCATTTGAAGAACATGCAGTACCAGGCCAGAGTCAGTACTTTAATTTCCAGTACAAAAGAACACTGAATTGTTGCACCATGTTGATAAATTAATAAAGGGTAAGTGATCCTTTAAtagatctatttaaaaaaaaattcctagcAGTCTGCCTGACAAAGAGatttaacatcaactttgattTAAACAGCAATATTGAGTTACAGACTTAGCATTCCATGGATTTTTCATGCAGTTCCAACCCtagtttaaatctttttttaatgaaagatgATTCATTGTTGGACTGGTCCAGCTCTACCAAAGCCCACAACAACCTTCTAAATACAGGctgtagcattttttttcttttgtgacaTCTAAAAGCAAGGTTTCCAACTGCAATACTTTCCTTAAAATCATACAAGATTTTTTAATGACGTTCAAATCATATCAAGTGAAAATCGGAGCAAAATGTTTCAATAAACTATTGAAGGCTCAGAGTTGTCCTCCTCAAACCGGGGTCTTCAATCATATCCATAAAGGGCCAGTGTGTGCCTGCAGGTTTTCGTTCCATCCAAATTCCTGATTTCGCTTAATCTTAGTCTTCAGATGGACTTATTAGTTGTGACGTCAAACTGGCTGGAATTCTCTGTTTCCCAACCAAAATCCAGTACTTGCACGATTGCTGCAGTGGTATGTCATTTAATCCCGTCCTTCTTTTAGTGTGCTCTAAACCAATAATCCTGATGTTCGGAAACAGTGACATTCAGTTGTTTCGTCTATAACATGAATTTTTCATACGGTTTTAATGATTTTAACGTGCTAATGTTTCTCTCAGGTGGACAGGAGGTAGTCAAAGAGCCGTCCCGAGTCATTGTAGACATGCGGGAGTTTCGTAGCGAGCTTCCTTCCCTCCTGCACCGGCGTGGGCTCGACATCGAGCCCGTCACTCTGGAGGTGGGAGACTACATCCTGACTCCTGAAATCTGTGTGGAGCGCAAGAGCGTGAGCGACCTGATCGGCTCGCTGCAGAGCGGCCGTTTGTACACTCAGTGCCTCGCCATGAACCGCTTCTACCGCCGGCCAGTGCTGCTCATCGAATTCGACCCGGCCAAGTCGTTCTCGCTAGTAGGCCGTACCGAGCTGCGTCAGGAGATCTCAGCCAATGACATCACCTCCAAACTGACCCTGCTGA harbors:
- the ercc4 gene encoding DNA repair endonuclease XPF is translated as MAGPLVEYETEMFLSLFSTDGLLVAAEGLGIDRILLHFMKIYSEEGSLVLLLNTTTPEQEFFTEQLRAEGVAHLPQTINSDIQSTDRYHVYTQGGVLFVTSRILVVDFLTDRIPAHLISGILVYRAHKIIESCQEAFILRLYRQKNKTGFIKAFTDKATAFSTGFCQVERVMRNLFVKKLFLWPRFQASVNGVLDRHKPDVVELHVHLTPAMRAIQSSILDIMNACLKELKRYNPSLEAEDLSLENTLGSAFEKTIRHYLDPLWHQLGAKTKSLVQDLKILQTLLLYLTQYDCVTFLNLLESLRSSQKNFGSNTGWLFLDSSTSMFMNARSRVYRVSESKKKLKVGEMEEKPSASVPLKRELVLEKNPKWVALTEVLQEIEKEMSSSEHEPGRVLICASDDRTCAQLKEYIQKGAESLLHRLYSRTIGKDECVPVPDKTKQGNSWPRKDGKVPKGKKPRAKNTKVGPKKQRGSLTLTQMVEQQKEAEVEQMGSSGDEREQVENQEVKDEDFVFNLTSDSYYGVFQEPMTVIHPLKGCSDPYSLTRVLKEVEPMFVVLYDAELSFVRQLEVYKATRPGKPLRVYFLIYGGSTEEQRYLTALRKEKQAFEQLIRDKASMVVPEEREGRGDTNLDLDRIQEPAHAATDTRKAGGQEVVKEPSRVIVDMREFRSELPSLLHRRGLDIEPVTLEVGDYILTPEICVERKSVSDLIGSLQSGRLYTQCLAMNRFYRRPVLLIEFDPAKSFSLVGRTELRQEISANDITSKLTLLTLHFPRLRLLWCPSPHATAQLFQELKQARPEPDALTAQAITAESEMVEDSADLYNPGPYDFLLRMPGVNVKNVRGLIKHAASLAELLTLSQEKLSEILGSVNNARQLHEFLHNTMDVASVQKNKQRK